From the Cucurbita pepo subsp. pepo cultivar mu-cu-16 chromosome LG05, ASM280686v2, whole genome shotgun sequence genome, one window contains:
- the LOC111795972 gene encoding probable methyltransferase PMT18, giving the protein MAKEYSTSPKHHHLESRRKRLTLILGISGLCILSYLFGAWQGSTTSINQSEAYSKVGCNDQTFPSTNVQSSSPARSLDFESHHGVDFNYTMETAAKTISPCDMSFSEYTPCQDPTRGRKFDRSMLKYRERHCPTKEELLVCMIPAPPKYKTPFKWPQSRDYAWYDNIPHRELSIEKAVQNWIQVEGNRFRFPGGGTMFPRGADAYIDDINELIPLTTGKIRTAIDTGCGVASWGAYLLKRDILAMSFAPRDTHEAQVQFALERGVPAMIGIMASQRLPYPARAFDMAHCSRCLIPWAKNDGLYLIELDRILRPGGYWILSGPPIRWKKYWKGWERTQEDLKQEQDSIEDVARRLCWNKVIEKDDLSIWQKPLNHMQCIQNKKVMKTPHICKSDNPDVAWYTNMETCITPLPDVSSNDKVAGGTVENWPNRAFAVPPRISSGTIPGITAEKFEEDNKLWKDRISYYKKMIPLAQGRYRNIMDMNANLGGFAAAMVSFPVWVMNVIPANSDHDTLGVIYERGFIGTYQDWCEAFSTYPRTYDLIHAYGIFSIYQDRCDVTYILLEMDRILRPEGTVIFRDTVEVLVKIQSITDGMRWRSQFMDHESGPYNPEKILVAVKTYWTGETNQQQEKQA; this is encoded by the exons atggcGAAGGAGTACAGTACCTCACCGAAACATCACCATCTCGAGTCGAGAAGGAAGCGGCTGACATTGATTCTCGGCATCAGTGGGCTGTGCATTTTATCATACCTCTTCGGGGCATGGCAGGGCAGCACAACATCGATCAACCAATCCGAGGCATACTCCAAAGTCGGTTGCAACGATCAAACATTCCCATCCACCAACGTCCAATCCTCTTCACCAGCGCGTTCGCTCGACTTCGAGAGCCACCACGGCGTCGATTTCAACTACACCATGGAAACAGCCGCAAAAACGATATCTCCTTGCGACATGTCGTTCAGCGAATACACTCCCTGTCAAGATCCGACTAGAGGAAGGAAGTTCGACCGGAGCATGTTGAAGTACAGAGAGCGCCATTGCCCTACCAAGGAGGAACTACTCGTCTGTATGATTCCGGCGCCGCCGAAGTACAAGACGCCGTTCAAGTGGCCACAGAGCCGCGATTATGCTTGGTACGATAACATTCCTCACAGAGAACTTAGCATTGAGAAGGCAGTGCAAAATTGGATTCAGGTTGAAGGCAATCGGTTCCGATTCCCCGGCGGCGGAACTATGTTCCCTCGCGGCGCCGATGCTTATATTGACGACATCAACGAACTCATTCCTCTCACTACAGGGAAGATCCGAACCGCCATTGATACCGGCTGTGGT GTAGCAAGTTGGGGTGCCTATCTGCTGAAGAGGGACATCTTAGCCATGTCCTTTGCCCCAAGGGACACTCATGAAGCTCAAGTTCAGTTTGCGCTAGAGCGCGGAGTTCCCGCTATGATTGGCATCATGGCTTCTCAAAGACTCCCTTACCCGGCTCGGGCTTTCGACATGGCTCATTGCTCCCGTTGTCTCATCCCGTGGGCCAAGAATG ATGGATTATACTTAATCGAGCTGGACCGAATCTTGAGACCCGGCGGGTATTGGATTCTCTCGGGCCCTCCGATCCGTTGGAAGAAGTATTGGAAAGGTTGGGAAAGAACACAAGAGGACTTGAAACAAGAACAGGACTCCATTGAAGACGTTGCCAGGAGACTGTGCTGGAATAAAGTGATTGAGAAGGATGATCTTTCCATTTGGCAAAAGCCCCTCAACCACATGCAATGCATTCAGAACAAGAAAGTCATGAAAACCCCCCATATTTGCAAATCAGACAATCCCGATGTTGCTTG GTACACAAACATGGAGACATGCATTACTCCATTGCCAGATGTCAGTAGCAACGACAAAGTTGCGGGCGGTACGGTAGAGAATTGGCCAAACCGTGCATTCGCCGTGCCTCCTCGAATCAGTAGTGGAACGATACCGGGCATCACCGCGGAGAAATTCGAAGAGGATAACAAACTATGGAAAGATAGGATTTCGTATTACAAGAAAATGATCCCCTTGGCTCAAGGACGGTACCGAAACATAATGGACATGAATGCAAATCTCGGCGGGTTTGCAGCGGCAATGGTGAGTTTTCCAGTATGGGTTATGAACGTCATCCCTGCAAATTCAGATCACGACACGTTGGGCGTAATATACGAGCGCGGGTTTATCGGAACGTACCAAGATTGGTGCGAGGCCTTCTCGACATACCCAAGAACATATGATCTCATCCATGCCTATGGCATATTTAGCATATATCAAGATAG GTGTGATGTAACTTACATTTTGTTGGAGATGGATAGGATTTTACGGCCGGAAGGGACAGTAATTTTTAGGGATACAGTGGAAGTGTTGGTGAAAATTCAGAGTATTACTGATGGAATGAGATGGAGGAGCCAATTTATGGACCATGAAAGTGGACCATATAACCCTGAGAAGATTCTTGTTGCGGTTAAAACTTACTGGACTGGTGAAACCAACCAGCAACAAGAGAAACAGGCATAG